One Helianthus annuus cultivar XRQ/B chromosome 7, HanXRQr2.0-SUNRISE, whole genome shotgun sequence genomic region harbors:
- the LOC110890304 gene encoding protein ROLLING AND ERECT LEAF 2 encodes MGCAQSKIENEEAVSRCKDRRNFMKEAVTARNAFASGHSGYAMALKNTGAALSDYAQGEAEEVYLHLGGGGGGGGEASEPPPPPPPNMEQPLPPPPPPDPAEAEAYSPVPPPMPSFSPTPTPPLQRSVTMPAIPVMKKKGRKLDSGAILEEDEEEEEEEEEEEEVNELRLRRGRKSGGRAVDETPSPMLHTPVAPPPPENKGTPWDYFFMVDDNIPGASLSEEEDDVIDEKDAEEEEEEEEEVDHHLHRHPNHHLHRHQNIQNHHIHHQQVEPKTPEKVVMEGFTTEEEETPVMVAMKDKKFAHSNTAPPDINRRSSAGVVNGAGGMVVGSSSVNLLKILSEIDDHFLKASESAQEVSKMLEATRLHYHSNFADNRGHIDHAARVMRVITWNKSFKGAPNGENGNDEYDEDKYETHATVLDKLLAWEKKLYEEVKAGELMKLEYQRKVSLLNKLKKRGAATESLEKTKAAVSHLHTRYIVDMQSLDSTVSEVNDIRDRQLYPKLVALVDGMSKMWDSMCEHHDNQLTIVADLKSLDVSGAPKETTKHHYERTVQLYHVVQGWHSHFETLVTHQKNYVHALNNWLKLNLVPIESSLKEKVSSPPRIQTPPIQTLLHSWNDVLQKLPDELAKSAISSFAAVIETIMNHQEEEMKLKERCEETRREFLRKSQSFEDWHQKYIMRRGPQDETEPNRVTGPDPIADRQFAVETLKKKFDDEMEAHQKLCIQVRDKSLGSLKIRLPELFRAMSDYAHVCRDSYQRLRSIMHSQNRQNGS; translated from the exons ATGGGTTGTGCTCAATCGAAAATTGAGAATGAGGAGGCTGTTTCAAGATGTAAAGATCGCCGGAATTTCATGAAAGAAGCGGTGACAGCGCGAAATGCATTCGCTTCGGGTCATTCGGGTTACGCAATGGCTTTGAAGAACACTGGGGCTGCGTTGAGTGATTATGCACAAGGGGAAGCTGAAGAGGTTTATCTTCATTTAGGGGGTGGGGGTGGCGGTGGAGGGGAGGCGTCGGAGCCGCCGCCTCCTCCGCCGCCGAATATGGAGCAGCCACTCCCACCGCCTCCGCCACCGGATCCGGCAGAGGCTGAGGCTTACTCGCCTGTGCCGCCGCCAATGCCGAGCTTTTCGCCCACGCCGACTCCGCCGCTGCAGCGGTCGGTTACAATGCCAGCGATTCCGGTTATGAAAAAGAAGGGTAGGAAGTTGGATAGTGGAGCTATACTTGAGGAGGATgaagaggaggaggaggaggaagaagaagaagaggaggtTAATGAGTTGAGATTGAGAAGAGGGCGGAAGAGTGGCGGAAGGGCGGTGGACGAGACTCCGTCGCCGATGCTTCATACTCCGGTGGCTCCGCCTCCGCCGGAGAATAAAGGGACGCCTTGGGATTACTTTTTTATGGTTGATGATAATATACCAGGGGCGAGTTTGAGTGAAGAAGAGGATGACGTTATTGATGAAAAGGAtgcggaagaggaggaagaagaagaagaagaagtggaCCACCATCTCCACCGCCATCCGAACCATCATCTCCACCGCCATCAAAACATTCAAAACCACCACATCCACCACCAGCAGGTGGAGCCGAAAACACCGGAGAAAGTGGTGATGGAGGGGTTTACAACCGAGGAAGAGGAGACACCGGTGATGGTGGCAATGAAGGATAAGAAATTCGCGCATTCTAACACCGCACCACCTGATATTAACCGGAGAAGCAGCGCAGGAGTGGTGAATGGTGCTGGTGGTATGGTTGTTGGATCAAGTAGTGTGAATTTGTTAAAGATTTTGAGCGAAATCGATGATCATTTCTTGAAGGCTTCCGAGAGTGCACAAGAGGTATCGAAGATGCTCGAGGCTACACGGTTGCATTATCATTCCAATTTTGCAGATAATCGAG GTCACATTGATCATGCGGCAAGAGTGATGCGTGTGATCACATGGAACAAATCGTTTAAAGGGGCACCTAATGGTGAAAACGGGAACGATGAATATGATGAAGATAAGTATGAAACACACGCCACCGTGCTTGATAAGCTTCTAGCGTGGGAGAAAAAACTCTACGAAGAAGTAAAG GCCGGGGAGCTTATGAAGCTAGAGTATCAAAGGAAAGTGTCGTTACTTAACAAACTGAAAAAACGTGGTGCGGCTACTGAATCTTTAGAAAAAACAAAGGCAGCGGTGAGTCATTTGCATACGCGATACATTGTTGACATGCAGTCTTTGGATTCAACCGTTTCAGAAGTAAACGACATTCGCGATAGGCAGTTATATCCAAAACTTGTTGCTCTTGTTGACGG GATGTCGAAGATGTGGGATTCAATGTGCGAACACCATGACAACCAGCTAACAATTGTAGCAGACCTCAAATCTCTTGATGTTTCGGGAGCCCCAAAAGAAACGACCAAACACCACTATGAGCGGACCGTTCAGTTGTACCATGTGGTTCAAGGGTGGCACTCGCACTTCGAAACCCTAGTAACACATCAAAAAAACTATGTTCATGCCCTCAACAACTGGCTAAAACTAAACCTCGTGCCCATCGAAAGCAGCTTAAAGGAGAAAGTCTCGTCACCACCACGCATTCAAACACCCCCGATCCAGACGCTCCTCCATTCATGGAATGACGTTCTCCAGAAGCTTCCGGATGAGCTCGCGAAAAGTGCAATTTCGTCGTTTGCTGCGGTTATCGAAACCATTATGAATCATCAAGAGGAAGAAATGAAGCTTAAAGAGAGATGTGAAGAAACTAGAAGGGAGTTCTTGAGGAAGAGTCAATCTTTTGAAGATTGGCATCAGAAGTATATCATGAGACGCGGCCCGCAAGATGAAACGGAGCCAAACCGGGTCACGGGTCCTGACCCGATAGCTGATAGGCAGTTTGCGGTTGAGACGTTAAAGAAGAAGTTTGACGATGAAATGGAAGCTCATCAAAAGCTTTGTATTCAAGTGAGGGATAAATCTTTAGGGAGTCTGAAGATTCGGTTGCCCGAGCTTTTTCGGGCTATGTCGGATTACGCCCATGTGTGCCGGGATTCGTATCAACGGTTGAGATCCATCATGCATTCGCAGAATCGCCAAAACGGAAGTTGA